From one Babesia bovis T2Bo chromosome 3, whole genome shotgun sequence genomic stretch:
- a CDS encoding RuvB DNA helicase family protein: protein MAALGVVKDCVPNLDIVKAEVNAPKVIKEKTSVHSHIKGLGVSPSIFNVDITAIKTPENSNDNTWNAYVDCFDPGCGLIGQYRAREAAQLAVDMIKAKKMAGRALLLAGPSGSGKTALAMAIAREISTSAPFILLSSTEVFSSEVKKTEILNEAFRKSIHIILKEEKQVYEGEVTELVAEETENPSGGFAKCISAVILTLKTVKGTKTLRLAPQVHDQLVKEKVTIGDVIYIDATTAQVRRCGRCDTYATEYDLEVEEYIPLPKGDVYKQKQCVQELSLNDLDLANAQPTGGNDVLSMINQYIRPKKTEITDKLRLEVNKAVNRYIDMGIAEVVPGVLYIDEVHMLDIECFTYLTKVLESPLAPIVILATNRGVCTVRGSDSIEPHGLPIDLLDRLMIIKTLPYTIDEMVQILRIRGKTENVPLSDDALIRLGEIGANASLRYCMQLIAPANILRQLEQSDVLNRRFIDDADSLFMDAKVSAQRIAAQADMFVS, encoded by the exons ATGGCAgctttaggggtggtaaAAGATTGTGTCCCAAATTTAGATATTGTCAAAGCGGAGGTTAACGCGCCAAAAGTAATCAAGGAGAAGACTTCTGTCCATAGTCATATCAAGGGACTAGGTGTTAGCCCATCGATATTCAATGTAGATATTACTGCAATTAAAACACCCGAGAACTCAAATGACAATACATGGAATGCATACGTTGATTGCTTCGATCCAGGGTGCGGACTTATTGGCCAGTATCGCGCCAGGGAGGCTGCACAGTTGGCTGTGGACATGATTAAGGCCAAGAAGATGGcag GAAGGGCACTTCTACTTGCAGGACCCAGTGGAAGTGGTAAAACTGCTCTTGCCATGGCCATAGCTAGAGAGATAAGTACATCAGCTCCTTTTATACTGCTGTCAAGTACTGAAGTTTTTAGCAGTGAAGTGAAGAAAACTGAGATATTGAACGAAGCATTCCGCAAGTCGATCCATATTATCCTCAAGGAAGAAAAACAAGTGTATGAAGGAGAGGTGACTGAATTAGTAGCTGAGGAAACTGAAAATCCAAGTGGTGGTTTCG CTAAATGTATAAGCGCAGTTATTTTGACGTTAAAGACCGTGAAGGGTACTAAAACCCTGAGGTTGGCACCACAGGTACACGATCAGCTGGTTAAGGAAAAGGTTACTATCGGAGATGTCATATACATCGATGCAACCACGG CTCAAGTTAGGCGATGCGGGAGGTGCGATACTTACGCAACAGAATACGACCTAGAGGTTGAGGAATATATACCTTTGCCAAAAGGTGATGTCTACAAACAGAAGCAGTGTGTCCAAGAACTCTCGTTAAACGACCTTGATTTAGCAAATGCACAACCCACG GGTGGGAATGATGTTCTCTCAATGATCAACCAATATATACGCCCTAAGAAAACGGAAATCACTGATAAATTGCGATTAGAAGTTAACAAGGCTGTTAATCGGTATATTGATATGGGAATAGCGGAAGTTGTACCCGGTGTCTTATATATAGACGAGGTACACATGTTGGACATCGAATGCTTTACTTATCTTACCAAAGTGCTAGAGTCGCCGTTGGCGCCAATCGTGATACTTGCAACAAATCGGGGT GTCTGTACTGTCAGAGGGTCGGATTCAATCGAACCGCATGGGTTACCAATTGATTTGCTGGACCGACTTATGATTATCAAGACTCTACCCTACACCATAGATGAG ATGGTGCAAATACTACGCATAAGAGGGAAAACAGAAAACGTACCCCTTAGTGATGATGCGTTGATCCGCCTTGGAGAAATTGGCGCCAATGCAAGCCTGCGCTACTGTATGCAGCTTATAGCCCCTGCTAACA